In a genomic window of Scheffersomyces stipitis CBS 6054 chromosome 4, complete sequence:
- the ZRT2.1 gene encoding low affinity zinc transporter (go_function metal ion transporter activity~go_component membrane~go_process metal ion transport), with protein MLAQLYHDVFLEKRDTCATDNEYDGAHWGARISAIFVIMATSAIGTFFPVLASRYSFIRLPSWCFFIAKYFGSGVIVATAFIHLLQPANESLTDECLTGPITEYPWAFGICLMTLMLLFLFELIAYHIVDKKVAELGQNAQSHSHFGDEALYTKKEFESEEDEEAKLETAPVTDQQETRSNYPSHFAHADEHQDAEVIGSPVEDKNKEHYYGQLLNVFVLEFGVIFHSVFIGLALAVAGDEFTSLYIVLVFHQMFEGLGLGTRIATTYWPKGKRFTPWLLCAAYTFTTPIAIAIGLGVRKSYPPGSRKSLLTNGVFDSISAGILVYTGLVELMAHEFLYSNEFKGEGGFKKMLTAYFIMCWGVGLMALLGKWA; from the coding sequence ATGTTAGCTCAATTATATCACGAcgtcttcttggaaaagagaGACACTTGTGCCACGGACAACGAATACGACGGTGCCCACTGGGGTGCTCGTATCTCGGCCATTTTCGTCATCATGGCCACCTCTGCAATTGGTACATTCTTCCCAGTGTTAGCATCCAGATACTCGTTCATAAGGTTGCCCTCTTGGTGCTTCTTTATAGCCAAGTATTTCGGTTCTGGTGTCATTGTAGCCACGGCTTTCATCCATCTCTTACAGCCAGCTAATGAAAGTTTGACTGATGAGTGTCTTACTGGTCCTATCACCGAATACCCATGGGCATTTGGTATCTGTCTCATGACGCTTAtgcttctcttcttgttcgaGTTGATAGCATATCACATCGTCGACAAGAAGGTTGCTGAATTGGGACAAAACGCCCAATCTCACTCGCACTTTGGTGATGAGGCTCTCTACACCAAGAAGGAatttgaatctgaagaagatgaagaagccaaattGGAAACTGCTCCTGTTACtgatcaacaagaaacCAGAAGCAACTATCCTTCACATTTTGCTCACGCTGATGAACATCAGGATGCTGAAGTTATTGGAAGCCCAGTCGAAGACAAGAATAAGGAACACTACTACGGACAATTGTTGAAtgtttttgttcttgaattcGGTGTGATTTTCCATTCTGTTTTCATTGGTTTGGCCTTGGCCGTCGCTGGTGATGAATTCACATCTCTCTACATCGTGTTGGTCTTCCATCAAATGTTTGAAGGTTTGGGTTTGGGTACCAGAATTGCTACTACATACTGGCCTAAGGGTAAGAGATTCACACCATGGTTATTATGTGCTGCCTACACTTTCACTACTCCTATCGCCATTGCTATTGGTTTGGGTGTGAGAAAGTCTTACCCACCAGGATCAAGAAAGTCATTGCTCACCAATGGTGTGTTTGACTCTATTTCCGCTGGTATTTTGGTCTACACTGGTCTTGTGGAGTTGATGGCTCACGAGTTCTTGTATTCCAACGAGTTCAAGGGAGAAGGTggcttcaagaagatgttgacAGCCTACTTCATCATGTGCTGGGGTGTTGGCTTAATGGCATTGTTGGGTAAATGGGCATGA